The following coding sequences lie in one Alloacidobacterium dinghuense genomic window:
- a CDS encoding anti-sigma factor family protein has product MTCTEFIAQLDDLLEERVSKTLRVDLEEHLRTCEHCVITMNTTRKTIEIYRSHELYELPNELRDRLQKAILAKCKKC; this is encoded by the coding sequence GTGACCTGCACAGAGTTTATAGCGCAACTGGATGACCTGCTCGAAGAACGGGTATCGAAAACACTGAGGGTAGATCTTGAAGAGCATCTGCGCACTTGTGAACATTGTGTGATCACCATGAACACCACGCGCAAGACGATCGAGATTTATCGCAGCCATGAGTTGTATGAGCTGCCGAACGAACTGCGCGATCGTCTGCAGAAGGCCATTCTTGCCAAGTGCAAGAAGTGTTAG
- a CDS encoding transglycosylase SLT domain-containing protein, with amino-acid sequence MSRVFCGRNMVAALALAGALSAVCWSQDSSSSSTTHKKHASSTASHTTGSKTTHSTSHSTTHKTSTTHGKSKHRRPLSAKAKAKSHKLQQAFVASSQLRPMAQQLASMRTPAAYAGVSAYAHSHTGEASAAAYLAVGHAYLLDRKFPEAVNAFRQANIQGDALDDYADYLEAQADLQSNNLSQAETILSTFAQRHPDSIFVPSVPVLQANLFLQEGDPQAALRILDAHKGEAIANRADYQLALAKADQMAGRLPEATQLYRHTFLGFPLSNEAAVAKTQLAAMGATSSLTIEERSHHADALYKAGRFADAAEEYHALANDPGVTDGLKGSLLVAAANCDWKLKRLNKNELDRIPDSSDETGARRTYLLMELARDRDDGETQRNIVEQMETRFPSSPWLNEALYSSGNMYLLRKDFPTAITYYGELAKRFPTSSYAPSAHWRAAWLNYRIGQYSEAARLMDEQIAVYHGGKEIPGALYWRGRLYQNQENRPDMAATYYKTVARIYRHYYYASIAQQRLSELGSVTPAKLDSLEAMKPEPIPTLTDDIPEDDPHVVRAHLLANAGLNEYIAPEIQAADGSDEWGALCEAKIYASYGENWRAMRSMKRAIPFYTSAPIDAIPTEYWRILFPQAYWSTIKSESEKNGLDPYMVAALIRQETEFNPGAISNKSAYGLMQLLPSVGKSMAKEEGIHHFATNDLLDPNTNIRLGTRYLRQTLDRFNSQPEYTFAAYNAGDNRVTDWQSIGNYKGMDEFVESIPFTETRDYVQAIIRNEEIYRELDHASNTLERASATH; translated from the coding sequence GTGAGTCGAGTCTTTTGCGGTAGAAATATGGTTGCAGCGCTGGCCCTGGCTGGTGCGTTGTCGGCGGTCTGCTGGTCTCAGGATAGTTCATCGTCTTCCACAACCCATAAGAAGCATGCATCAAGCACAGCTTCACACACCACGGGAAGTAAGACCACCCACTCCACGTCGCATAGCACCACCCACAAGACTTCAACGACTCACGGCAAGTCAAAGCATCGCCGACCGCTTTCTGCCAAAGCCAAGGCCAAGAGTCACAAGCTGCAGCAGGCATTCGTCGCCTCATCGCAGCTGCGGCCGATGGCGCAGCAGTTGGCGAGCATGCGAACGCCGGCAGCCTACGCGGGTGTTTCTGCCTATGCGCATTCGCATACTGGCGAAGCATCGGCGGCTGCCTACCTGGCGGTCGGACACGCCTATCTACTGGACCGCAAGTTCCCTGAAGCTGTGAACGCCTTCCGCCAGGCAAATATTCAAGGCGACGCGCTCGACGACTACGCCGATTACCTCGAAGCGCAGGCCGATCTGCAGTCGAACAACCTGTCGCAAGCGGAGACTATTCTCAGCACCTTTGCGCAGAGGCATCCGGACAGCATCTTCGTTCCCAGCGTGCCCGTTCTGCAGGCGAATCTCTTTCTCCAGGAAGGTGATCCGCAGGCAGCTTTGCGCATCCTCGACGCGCATAAGGGCGAAGCGATTGCCAATCGCGCCGACTACCAGCTGGCACTGGCAAAGGCTGACCAGATGGCAGGCCGTCTGCCGGAAGCCACCCAACTCTACCGCCACACGTTTCTTGGATTCCCACTGAGCAACGAAGCAGCAGTAGCCAAGACGCAGCTGGCGGCAATGGGAGCAACATCCTCGTTGACTATCGAAGAGCGCAGCCACCATGCCGACGCTCTCTACAAGGCGGGACGCTTTGCCGATGCTGCTGAGGAATACCACGCGCTCGCCAACGATCCGGGTGTCACAGACGGACTGAAAGGTTCGCTGCTCGTGGCTGCCGCGAATTGTGACTGGAAGCTCAAGCGCCTCAATAAGAACGAACTGGACCGCATCCCCGACAGCAGTGACGAGACAGGCGCACGCCGCACGTATCTGCTGATGGAACTTGCTCGCGACAGGGATGACGGCGAGACCCAGCGCAACATCGTCGAGCAGATGGAAACGCGGTTCCCATCCAGTCCGTGGCTTAACGAAGCGCTCTATTCGAGCGGCAACATGTACCTGCTACGCAAGGATTTTCCAACTGCCATTACTTATTACGGCGAGTTGGCGAAGCGCTTCCCGACCTCGTCATACGCGCCCAGTGCGCACTGGCGTGCCGCGTGGCTGAACTACCGCATCGGGCAATACTCTGAAGCCGCACGCCTCATGGATGAGCAGATCGCCGTCTATCACGGTGGCAAAGAGATTCCGGGAGCGCTGTATTGGCGCGGCCGCCTCTATCAGAATCAGGAGAACCGTCCGGACATGGCGGCGACCTACTACAAAACAGTCGCCCGCATTTATCGCCATTACTACTATGCATCGATCGCGCAACAGCGCCTGAGCGAACTGGGCAGCGTCACGCCGGCGAAACTGGATTCGCTCGAAGCGATGAAACCCGAACCAATCCCGACGCTCACCGACGATATCCCTGAAGACGATCCGCATGTCGTACGTGCCCATCTGCTTGCCAACGCCGGGCTGAACGAATACATCGCGCCCGAGATTCAGGCAGCCGATGGCAGCGACGAGTGGGGCGCTCTGTGCGAAGCAAAGATCTATGCGTCCTACGGAGAGAACTGGCGCGCCATGCGCTCAATGAAGCGCGCCATTCCGTTCTACACTTCGGCTCCGATCGATGCGATCCCGACGGAGTATTGGCGCATTCTCTTTCCGCAGGCTTATTGGTCAACCATCAAGTCGGAATCCGAGAAGAACGGTCTCGATCCGTACATGGTCGCCGCTTTGATTCGTCAGGAAACAGAGTTCAATCCAGGAGCCATTTCGAACAAGAGCGCCTATGGTCTGATGCAGCTGTTGCCTTCTGTCGGCAAGAGCATGGCGAAAGAAGAAGGGATTCACCACTTCGCGACCAACGATCTACTCGATCCGAATACCAACATCCGGCTCGGCACGCGCTACCTGCGGCAGACACTGGATCGATTCAACAGCCAGCCGGAGTACACCTTCGCTGCTTACAACGCCGGTGACAATCGCGTAACGGATTGGCAGTCGATCGGCAACTACAAGGGCATGGATGAGTTTGTCGAGTCGATTCCCTTCACCGAAACCCGCGACTACGTGCAGGCCATTATCCGGAACGAAGAGATCTACCGCGAGCTCGACCACGCATCCAACACCCTGGAGCGCGCCTCAGCCACTCACTAG
- a CDS encoding sigma-70 family RNA polymerase sigma factor: MPNIQTQGTEEVHPDVLLVNRARGGDVQAFEKLVKQYDRQVFRIAQHITQNREDAEDVVQDAFLKAYEKLDQFQGNSKFYTWLVRIAVNESLMRLRKRRTGRMVSIDEDVETDEGSMPRDLADWGPDPEMQYGQSELADILRKTIQGLPPGFRTVFVLRDVEGLSTEETAETLGLSVPAVKSRLLRARLQLRERLSRYFRKNKRDGAK; the protein is encoded by the coding sequence ATGCCAAACATCCAAACACAAGGAACTGAAGAAGTTCACCCCGACGTTCTGCTCGTAAACCGGGCGCGCGGAGGGGATGTGCAGGCGTTTGAGAAGCTGGTGAAGCAATATGATCGCCAGGTTTTCAGAATTGCCCAGCACATTACGCAAAACCGCGAAGATGCGGAAGACGTGGTACAGGACGCCTTTTTGAAGGCGTACGAAAAGCTGGACCAGTTCCAGGGGAATTCGAAGTTTTATACCTGGCTGGTACGGATTGCGGTGAACGAATCGCTGATGCGGCTGCGAAAGCGGCGCACCGGCAGGATGGTTTCAATCGACGAGGACGTCGAGACGGATGAAGGCTCCATGCCGCGCGATCTGGCGGACTGGGGTCCGGATCCGGAGATGCAGTATGGCCAATCGGAGCTGGCCGATATTTTGCGGAAGACGATACAAGGTCTGCCGCCGGGTTTTCGCACGGTGTTCGTACTGCGAGACGTAGAAGGTCTCTCAACAGAAGAGACCGCGGAGACTTTGGGACTGAGTGTCCCGGCAGTGAAGTCGCGACTGCTGCGGGCGCGGCTGCAATTGCGGGAACGGCTGAGCCGTTACTTTCGCAAGAATAAAAGGGATGGTGCAAAGTGA
- a CDS encoding alpha/beta hydrolase-fold protein, which produces MLRLQTALTLAVCCFSVFSLAQSPRFSVSFPSERSAQPLDGRLLLLLSNDPGAEPRMQIDDTARTQMVFGVTVDGWKPGDATTVDDSAFGYPIRSLKDVPEGDYYVQSVLNRYETFHRSDGTTVKLHMDQGEGQHWNISPGNLYSKPQKMHVGPGTMASITLDQEIPAIPDAKDTKYIRHLKIQSELLTKFWGRPMYLSAIVLVPEGFDDHPNAHFPLIIFHDHFSEGFGDFRTEPPDPNLKPDYSQRFHISGYNRIQQQEAYKFYQQWISPRFPRVLIVKINHANPYYDDSYAVNSANVGPYGDAIETELIPAIERKFRGIAKGWARFMYGGSTGGWEALAVQVFYPDHYNGTFAACPDPIDFRGYTTINLYDDANAFYTQGAHKQVPQPSMRNYLGQTLAQQQDNNAYELALGDHGRSGEKYDIWQAVFGPVGADGYPQPIFDKETGVIDHKTAEYWKEHYDLRAIIEKNWPTLGPKLQGKIHIYVGSADTYFLNNAVYYTEDFLKSTKNPPYDGEVKYGDKAEHCWNGDPTQPNYMSRLHYNTMYLPKILDRIEKTAPKGADLTSWRY; this is translated from the coding sequence ATGCTGCGTTTACAAACTGCTCTCACGCTTGCAGTGTGCTGTTTTTCCGTTTTCTCCCTTGCCCAGTCGCCACGCTTCTCCGTCAGTTTTCCTTCAGAACGCAGCGCACAGCCGCTTGACGGGCGGCTTCTTCTGCTGCTGTCGAATGACCCCGGTGCTGAACCGCGCATGCAGATCGACGATACTGCACGTACGCAGATGGTTTTTGGCGTAACGGTAGACGGATGGAAGCCGGGAGATGCGACCACTGTAGATGACTCGGCTTTTGGCTACCCGATCCGCAGTCTGAAGGACGTCCCCGAGGGCGACTACTATGTGCAGAGCGTGCTCAATCGTTACGAGACCTTTCACCGCAGCGATGGCACAACGGTGAAGCTGCACATGGATCAGGGCGAGGGGCAGCACTGGAATATTTCACCCGGCAATCTCTACAGCAAGCCGCAGAAGATGCACGTTGGACCAGGAACAATGGCTTCGATCACGCTCGATCAGGAAATCCCGGCGATCCCCGACGCGAAAGATACCAAGTACATTCGGCACTTGAAGATTCAGAGTGAGCTGCTGACGAAGTTCTGGGGCAGGCCCATGTATCTCTCGGCGATTGTGCTCGTACCGGAAGGTTTCGACGACCATCCGAATGCGCACTTCCCGCTCATCATCTTTCACGATCATTTCTCTGAGGGCTTTGGTGATTTCCGCACCGAGCCGCCTGATCCAAACCTGAAGCCGGACTACAGCCAGCGCTTTCATATCTCAGGCTACAACCGCATTCAGCAACAGGAAGCCTACAAGTTTTACCAGCAATGGATCAGCCCCAGATTCCCGCGCGTGCTGATTGTGAAGATCAACCACGCCAATCCCTACTATGACGATTCCTACGCCGTGAACTCAGCGAACGTCGGCCCGTACGGCGATGCGATTGAAACAGAGCTGATTCCTGCGATTGAAAGGAAGTTTCGCGGCATCGCTAAGGGCTGGGCGCGCTTCATGTACGGAGGCTCAACCGGTGGATGGGAGGCGCTGGCGGTACAGGTCTTCTATCCCGACCATTACAACGGAACATTCGCCGCCTGCCCCGATCCCATTGATTTCCGCGGATACACAACGATCAATCTCTACGACGACGCGAATGCCTTCTACACGCAGGGCGCGCACAAGCAGGTGCCGCAGCCTTCCATGCGTAACTACCTTGGACAGACCTTGGCGCAGCAGCAGGACAACAATGCGTATGAACTGGCGCTTGGTGATCACGGGCGCTCCGGCGAAAAATATGACATCTGGCAAGCTGTTTTCGGGCCAGTGGGCGCCGATGGGTATCCGCAGCCGATCTTCGACAAAGAGACAGGCGTGATTGATCACAAGACTGCCGAATACTGGAAGGAGCACTATGATCTCCGCGCCATCATCGAAAAGAACTGGCCGACGCTCGGCCCGAAGCTCCAGGGCAAGATCCACATCTACGTGGGCAGCGCCGATACCTACTTCCTGAACAACGCCGTGTATTACACCGAGGATTTTCTGAAGTCGACGAAGAACCCTCCGTATGACGGCGAAGTGAAATACGGTGACAAGGCTGAGCACTGCTGGAACGGGGATCCGACGCAGCCGAACTATATGTCGCGGCTGCACTACAACACGATGTACCTGCCAAAGATTCTCGACCGGATTGAGAAGACCGCACCGAAAGGCGCGGACCTGACAAGCTGGCGATATTGA
- a CDS encoding energy transducer TonB, with protein sequence MKKPAISMLLSVSVFVLSCHAKTRWCSIVGKSESDTLLYPAIARAARVSGVVIDRVTFAPAGKIADVETISGPKMLTQSANDQLKKWTVKTDSSGEDLCQSLVIANFSLDPPAPEPEFGVSFTPSILRISISAEPLVISDPAPILGKKKRRFFLF encoded by the coding sequence TTGAAAAAACCAGCTATCTCGATGCTACTTAGTGTGAGCGTATTTGTACTATCGTGCCATGCGAAAACGCGATGGTGCTCGATTGTCGGCAAAAGTGAGAGTGACACCCTGCTCTATCCTGCCATAGCTAGGGCCGCACGAGTCTCGGGAGTTGTAATTGACCGAGTAACTTTCGCTCCAGCAGGTAAGATCGCTGATGTTGAAACGATCTCTGGCCCCAAGATGTTGACACAGTCAGCAAATGATCAGTTGAAGAAGTGGACCGTGAAGACGGATTCATCAGGCGAAGATTTGTGTCAAAGCCTCGTTATCGCCAACTTTAGTCTTGATCCTCCCGCCCCCGAACCAGAATTTGGGGTGAGTTTTACCCCTAGCATTTTACGGATTTCGATTTCAGCAGAACCGCTGGTGATTTCTGATCCAGCGCCAATCCTGGGAAAGAAGAAGCGCCGTTTCTTCCTTTTCTAG